A genomic region of Capnocytophaga canimorsus contains the following coding sequences:
- a CDS encoding DUF368 domain-containing protein — protein sequence METTRTLTDKILLIIKGLAMGAANKVPGVSGGIVAFVAGFYEEFIYSLQKINGKAFKLLFNGRFKSFLRYTNFRFLGLLILGMVISYFSVSRLLDYFMKHWELYVWATFFGMIIGSIYYISKDFSNWNRKTVIAMIIGAVVGVSISFLSPAKENGNLIFVFFCGIISISGMTLPGLSGSFILILLGNYVLLLVDSVNALAYTIGELFSGDTSFINNPERIRLLKILAVFTFGSLFGLVTLSHLLSYILKHYKDITTATIIGFITGSLGVVWPWKETIYATDSLGNVLTDSAGNQIVANYSRFLPDISHSSTWIALIYVIFGILIVLGLEWYGKKRQEKLIRSDR from the coding sequence ATGGAAACTACAAGAACTTTAACTGATAAAATACTCCTTATTATTAAAGGATTGGCTATGGGAGCTGCCAATAAAGTTCCTGGAGTTTCAGGCGGAATTGTTGCTTTCGTTGCTGGATTTTATGAAGAGTTTATCTATTCCTTACAGAAAATCAACGGAAAAGCCTTTAAGTTGCTTTTCAATGGCAGATTCAAAAGTTTTTTACGCTACACCAATTTTCGTTTTTTAGGATTACTCATTTTGGGTATGGTTATTAGCTATTTCAGTGTTTCTCGCCTATTAGATTATTTTATGAAACACTGGGAATTGTACGTTTGGGCTACCTTTTTCGGAATGATTATTGGCTCTATTTATTACATTTCCAAGGATTTCAGTAATTGGAACCGCAAAACGGTCATCGCGATGATTATCGGTGCAGTAGTAGGCGTATCCATCAGTTTTTTAAGTCCCGCAAAGGAAAACGGCAATCTAATTTTCGTGTTCTTCTGTGGTATTATCAGCATTTCAGGAATGACCTTACCTGGACTTTCTGGCTCATTCATTCTGATTTTATTAGGAAATTACGTGTTGCTTTTGGTGGATTCAGTAAATGCTTTGGCTTATACCATAGGTGAACTATTTTCTGGGGATACCAGTTTCATTAACAACCCTGAACGCATCAGATTACTAAAAATTCTTGCTGTTTTTACTTTCGGTTCTTTGTTCGGATTAGTCACACTCTCGCATCTACTTTCTTATATTTTAAAACATTACAAAGACATCACTACTGCTACTATAATAGGCTTTATTACAGGCTCATTAGGAGTGGTTTGGCCTTGGAAAGAAACCATTTACGCCACCGATAGTTTGGGAAATGTTCTAACTGATTCCGCAGGAAATCAAATCGTAGCCAATTACAGCCGATTTTTACCCGACATTTCTCATAGTTCCACTTGGATTGCCTTAATTTACGTCATTTTCGGAATTTTAATCGTTTTAGGTTTGGAATGGTATGGAAAAAAACGACAAGAAAAACTTATTCGCTCTGATAGGTAA